The following are encoded together in the uncultured Draconibacterium sp. genome:
- a CDS encoding four helix bundle protein, translated as MLVTRFEDLEIWKLGRIIVKNVYSDFDSLSDFGFKGQITRAGISIMNTISEGFSRESKREFHQFLNIAKGSTGEVKNMYYIAEDQNYISSEIAIQRREDCEKVKNMIAKFMKHLKQ; from the coding sequence ATGCTGGTTACTCGATTTGAAGATCTTGAGATTTGGAAATTAGGAAGAATAATTGTAAAAAATGTTTATTCCGATTTTGATTCTTTAAGTGATTTTGGATTTAAAGGCCAGATTACACGAGCAGGAATATCAATTATGAATACTATTTCTGAAGGTTTTTCAAGAGAATCAAAAAGAGAGTTTCATCAATTCCTGAATATTGCGAAAGGTTCTACTGGCGAAGTAAAAAACATGTATTACATTGCTGAAGACCAAAATTATATTTCATCTGAAATTGCAATACAAAGACGAGAGGATTGTGAGAAAGTTAAAAACATGATTGCAAAATTCATGAAACATCTAAAACAATAA
- a CDS encoding dual specificity protein phosphatase family protein: MKSFVILLIAFVLYTFAISEPASARTKTLAKKEIPAVEKLDFAPNLFKSDKLFFSGQPSLETLEWLEKQGVDLVINLRSDEENEDFTTSSFNEKEQVLKLGMKYISIPIDGYNSYTTENVAKFAKALDSKHKKALIHCAGCGRVSYFMIAYLVDYKNYKLANAVEFGTQLKFTFPLEYLLKDEINWQLKK, translated from the coding sequence ATGAAATCCTTTGTAATCCTTTTAATTGCTTTCGTTCTATACACTTTCGCCATTTCTGAGCCAGCAAGTGCCCGCACAAAAACCTTAGCAAAAAAGGAAATCCCCGCTGTTGAGAAACTTGACTTTGCACCAAACCTTTTTAAAAGCGACAAGCTGTTTTTTAGCGGGCAACCCAGTTTGGAAACACTGGAGTGGCTGGAGAAACAAGGAGTTGATCTGGTCATTAATCTGCGCTCGGATGAAGAAAACGAAGATTTTACAACTTCATCGTTCAACGAAAAGGAACAGGTTTTAAAGCTGGGTATGAAATACATTTCCATTCCGATTGACGGTTACAACTCGTACACCACTGAAAATGTGGCAAAGTTTGCAAAAGCACTCGACAGCAAACACAAAAAGGCACTTATACACTGTGCCGGTTGCGGCCGCGTAAGCTATTTTATGATAGCTTATCTGGTTGACTACAAAAATTACAAACTGGCCAATGCAGTTGAATTTGGCACACAACTAAAATTTACATTTCCACTGGAGTATTTGTTGAAGGATGAAATAAACTGGCAATTGAAAAAATGA
- a CDS encoding SLC13 family permease translates to MISTEGYIVLAIVFITIIALAKEIMRPGLIFFSAAIILVATGIITDKEALAGFSNKGMITIGILFIVSEGVRQSGVLNRLAQTYLPRKRRKMVSLIPQIMLPVSLLSAFLNNTPVVIIFAPIIKKWSENLNLSSKKFLIPLSYATIFGGMCTLIGTSTNLVVHGLIIENGYEGFNMFELGKVGVFIAVIGTIYMTIFSNRFLPGEKIFFNSKSSTEYKDYHYDVIIPEGSNLIGLEIKNGRSKDLKGLFIQIINREGNVIETRKGIFKLLANDRLLVAGKSDRLNYILANSNLKLSGIDLIKGVPKNDLKQYEAVLAPRFPAIGKTVHEFNFYDHYQAVVLAIHRNGERITTNMDKLHLKTGDNLVLLTTEKFIENWGDSKIFYLTSYIRDYRTTGTFWKKWIATIILLAMVVGTTVGKFISSPDGINFDMFYFSSIAAMLLIWLKIMPHQKYTKAVSWDVLITIACAFAISKAMQSSGAAEAIARTTINMSQSFGPLGVMAALFLITAIFTEIITNNAAAALVFPIALAAAQQLNVDPKPFFVTIAIAASASFSTPIGYQTNLIVQAIGNYKFSDYVKIGLPLNLLAFILSMLLIPYFWSF, encoded by the coding sequence TTGATTAGCACCGAAGGATATATTGTTCTTGCAATTGTTTTTATAACAATTATTGCGCTTGCAAAAGAAATAATGCGGCCGGGCCTTATTTTCTTTTCAGCTGCGATCATTCTTGTGGCAACCGGAATTATTACCGATAAAGAAGCACTTGCCGGTTTCTCGAATAAAGGAATGATCACCATTGGAATTCTGTTTATTGTGAGCGAAGGTGTGCGGCAATCGGGCGTATTAAACCGGCTTGCACAAACCTATCTCCCCCGTAAACGGCGAAAAATGGTTTCGCTTATTCCGCAAATAATGCTTCCGGTCTCCTTGCTTTCTGCATTTCTGAACAACACTCCCGTTGTAATTATTTTTGCTCCAATCATAAAAAAGTGGTCAGAAAACCTCAATCTTTCCTCCAAAAAATTTCTGATTCCCCTTTCGTATGCAACCATTTTTGGAGGCATGTGTACACTTATCGGAACATCGACAAACCTGGTTGTGCATGGTTTAATTATTGAAAATGGCTACGAAGGTTTTAATATGTTTGAACTGGGGAAAGTAGGTGTATTTATTGCCGTTATTGGTACCATTTACATGACCATTTTTAGTAACCGATTTCTTCCGGGAGAGAAAATATTTTTTAATTCGAAAAGTTCTACCGAGTACAAAGACTATCACTACGATGTTATTATCCCGGAAGGCAGTAACCTGATTGGATTGGAAATTAAAAACGGCAGATCAAAAGATTTAAAAGGCCTTTTTATTCAGATCATAAATCGTGAGGGAAACGTAATTGAAACCCGGAAAGGGATATTTAAACTTTTGGCAAACGACAGACTGCTGGTAGCCGGAAAATCGGATCGGCTAAATTACATTCTGGCCAATTCAAACTTAAAATTAAGCGGCATTGATTTAATAAAAGGAGTGCCTAAAAACGATTTAAAACAATACGAAGCGGTATTGGCTCCCCGTTTTCCGGCCATTGGTAAAACAGTACACGAGTTTAATTTTTACGACCACTACCAGGCCGTTGTTTTGGCCATCCACCGAAATGGAGAACGTATTACCACCAACATGGACAAACTCCATTTAAAAACCGGAGACAACCTGGTACTGCTCACCACCGAAAAATTTATCGAAAACTGGGGCGATTCAAAAATATTCTATCTCACTTCCTACATACGCGATTACAGAACAACAGGTACATTCTGGAAAAAATGGATCGCTACCATAATTCTTCTGGCCATGGTTGTGGGTACCACTGTCGGAAAATTTATTTCTTCTCCTGATGGTATTAATTTCGATATGTTCTATTTCTCGTCGATTGCAGCCATGTTATTAATCTGGCTAAAAATAATGCCACATCAAAAATATACGAAGGCAGTTAGCTGGGACGTTCTGATTACTATTGCCTGTGCTTTTGCCATTAGTAAAGCCATGCAAAGCTCCGGTGCAGCCGAAGCCATTGCACGAACCACAATAAACATGTCGCAAAGTTTTGGCCCGCTTGGAGTAATGGCAGCCTTGTTTCTGATTACCGCTATTTTTACCGAAATTATAACAAACAATGCGGCAGCGGCGCTGGTATTTCCAATTGCTCTGGCAGCGGCACAACAACTAAATGTCGATCCAAAGCCATTTTTTGTAACCATTGCTATTGCTGCATCAGCCAGTTTCTCAACTCCTATTGGCTACCAAACAAACCTTATTGTACAAGCCATCGGAAATTACAAATTCAGCGACTACGTAAAAATTGGTTTACCTCTTAATCTTCTTGCCTTTATTTTGTCCATGCTTCTTATCCCCTACTTTTGGAGTTTCTAA
- the cysD gene encoding sulfate adenylyltransferase subunit CysD, whose protein sequence is MNEYSLTNLRELEAEAIHIIREVAAEFENPVMLYSIGKDSSVMVRLAEKAFYPGKVPFPLMHIDSKWKFKEMIEFREQYAKDKGWDLIVHHNKEGFESGVGPFTHGSKVHTDIMKTQALLEGLNIHKFDAAFGGARRDEEKSRAKERIFSFRDKFHQWDPKNQRPELWNIYNSRVQKGESIRVFPISNWTELDIWQYIRLENIPIVPLYYAKERPVVNMDGSLILVDDERMPKELRDKAEMKMVRFRTLGCYPLTGAVESNATTIEEIVEEMMTVTVSERTTRVIDFDQEASMEQKKREGYF, encoded by the coding sequence ATGAATGAATATTCATTAACCAATCTTCGCGAGCTAGAGGCAGAAGCCATTCACATTATCCGCGAAGTGGCAGCCGAATTCGAAAACCCGGTAATGCTTTATTCCATTGGAAAAGACTCATCAGTAATGGTGCGTTTGGCCGAAAAAGCATTTTATCCCGGTAAAGTACCTTTCCCTTTGATGCACATCGACTCGAAATGGAAATTTAAGGAGATGATCGAATTTCGTGAGCAATATGCCAAAGATAAAGGCTGGGACTTAATTGTTCACCACAACAAAGAAGGTTTCGAAAGTGGCGTTGGTCCGTTTACACATGGTAGTAAAGTACACACCGACATTATGAAAACTCAGGCTCTGCTTGAAGGTTTAAACATTCATAAATTCGATGCAGCTTTTGGTGGTGCCCGTCGTGATGAAGAAAAATCGAGAGCCAAAGAACGCATCTTTTCGTTCCGCGATAAATTTCACCAGTGGGATCCTAAAAATCAGCGTCCGGAATTGTGGAACATCTACAATTCGCGTGTACAAAAAGGCGAATCAATTCGTGTATTCCCCATTTCAAACTGGACAGAACTCGATATCTGGCAGTACATTCGTTTGGAGAATATTCCAATTGTGCCACTTTACTACGCCAAAGAACGCCCTGTTGTGAACATGGATGGCAGCCTGATTTTGGTTGACGACGAAAGGATGCCAAAAGAACTGCGCGACAAAGCAGAAATGAAAATGGTTCGCTTCCGTACTTTAGGGTGTTACCCTTTAACGGGAGCCGTTGAATCGAACGCAACTACCATCGAAGAAATTGTGGAAGAAATGATGACCGTAACCGTTTCGGAACGTACTACACGTGTGATCGATTTTGACCAGGAAGCAAGTATGGAACAGAAAAAACGCGAAGGCTATTTTTAA
- a CDS encoding NAD-dependent epimerase, whose amino-acid sequence MKILITGTAGFIGFHLANKLAEQGIEVVGIDNINNYYSSDLKMARLAEAGISDEAKNWNQKITSSKYSNYSFIRMNLEDREQLNKLFEDEKFDRVCNLAAQAGVRYSIENPQAYIDSNIVGFINILEACRHNNIQHLVYASSSSVYGNSAKMPLSVSDPVDNPVSLYAATKKSNELMAHTYSHLFGIPSTGLRFFTVYGPWGRPDMAYFSFTKDILSGTPIKVFNHGDLYRDFTYIDDIVEGIIKILNAPPRSTTFSSSKEEYPTQEGEVVKQAQDSSLKPQAPYKVHNIGNASPVQLMAFIQTIEKALGQEAKKEFYDMQPGDVYKTYADVSELEKDFGYSPNTSLEKGIGEFVEWYKSYYKD is encoded by the coding sequence ATGAAAATATTAATTACCGGAACTGCAGGTTTTATTGGTTTCCATTTAGCGAACAAACTGGCTGAACAAGGGATTGAAGTGGTTGGTATTGACAACATCAACAACTACTATTCAAGCGATTTAAAAATGGCACGTTTGGCCGAGGCAGGAATCTCTGATGAAGCTAAAAACTGGAATCAGAAAATCACCAGCTCAAAATATTCCAACTATTCGTTTATCCGAATGAATCTGGAAGACCGTGAGCAGCTGAACAAACTGTTCGAAGATGAAAAGTTTGATCGGGTTTGTAACCTGGCGGCACAGGCCGGTGTGCGTTACAGCATTGAAAATCCGCAGGCTTACATCGACAGCAACATTGTTGGTTTTATAAATATTCTGGAGGCTTGCCGACACAACAACATTCAGCATTTGGTGTATGCCAGCTCGTCGAGTGTGTATGGCAACAGCGCCAAAATGCCACTTTCGGTTTCCGATCCGGTTGATAATCCGGTTAGTTTGTACGCAGCTACCAAAAAGAGCAACGAATTAATGGCTCATACCTACAGTCATTTGTTTGGTATTCCTTCAACCGGTTTACGCTTCTTTACGGTTTATGGTCCCTGGGGACGACCCGACATGGCTTATTTTTCGTTCACAAAAGATATTCTTTCGGGTACACCCATTAAAGTGTTTAACCATGGCGACCTGTACCGCGATTTTACTTACATTGACGACATTGTTGAGGGAATCATTAAAATATTAAACGCTCCTCCCAGGAGCACAACTTTCTCCTCCTCTAAGGAGGAGTACCCGACGCAGGAGGGGGAGGTGGTAAAACAAGCACAAGATTCAAGCCTCAAGCCTCAAGCTCCATACAAAGTTCACAACATTGGAAACGCTTCGCCGGTTCAGTTGATGGCGTTTATTCAAACCATTGAAAAAGCCTTGGGGCAAGAAGCGAAAAAAGAATTTTACGATATGCAACCCGGCGACGTTTACAAAACCTACGCCGATGTTAGTGAATTGGAAAAAGACTTTGGCTACTCGCCCAATACAAGTTTAGAAAAAGGAATTGGCGAATTTGTGGAGTGGTATAAATCCTACTATAAAGATTAA
- a CDS encoding DUF4249 family protein, with protein sequence MKRKFLILLFVIVLNVVFISCRKEIQIDFPELEIKPVVNCLFTDKTPMTVQLSLLKHANDTLDNFVNNAEVLVFSNNQLVTKLALTSKGLYSNSQFTPEKGKIYQLTVDIPGYKLVRASGSIPDNNIKVISIQSKSGYRYEAVTGTGEEPTVPVEDITVTLNEDEEKPDFFGFSFIQNRVDHYYNNDVLQLIEYEDEYSFGWYFRSEDVKVISEGVNNYDVESSILLFRDVGFQSSIDKVRFYIKKEIKSKYWGRLFIFSPEAYQYVHTWIIHDYTKYYDFWEVYEALPLYSNIENGYGIFAGYTTQQYEITPDSTQTYQ encoded by the coding sequence ATGAAGCGAAAATTTTTGATATTGTTATTTGTTATTGTTTTGAACGTAGTTTTTATCTCCTGTAGAAAAGAAATACAAATAGATTTTCCCGAACTTGAAATAAAGCCCGTTGTTAATTGTTTGTTTACGGATAAAACACCGATGACTGTTCAGCTAAGTTTGTTAAAACACGCGAACGACACTTTAGATAATTTTGTAAATAATGCGGAAGTGTTGGTGTTTAGCAATAATCAATTGGTAACAAAGCTTGCATTAACATCAAAAGGATTGTATTCCAATTCTCAGTTTACTCCTGAAAAAGGAAAGATCTACCAATTAACGGTTGATATTCCGGGGTATAAATTGGTTCGGGCAAGTGGATCTATTCCTGATAATAACATAAAAGTGATTTCGATACAATCGAAGTCGGGCTACAGGTATGAAGCTGTAACCGGAACAGGAGAAGAACCTACTGTACCTGTTGAAGACATTACCGTAACATTAAACGAAGATGAAGAAAAACCTGATTTTTTTGGTTTTTCATTTATACAAAATCGGGTAGATCATTATTACAATAACGATGTACTGCAGTTAATTGAATATGAGGATGAATACAGTTTTGGGTGGTATTTTCGAAGTGAAGATGTGAAAGTAATTTCAGAAGGAGTTAATAACTATGATGTTGAATCCTCCATATTGTTGTTTCGCGATGTGGGTTTTCAATCTTCGATCGATAAGGTTCGTTTTTATATCAAAAAAGAAATTAAATCGAAATACTGGGGGCGTTTATTCATTTTTTCTCCCGAAGCGTATCAATATGTACATACATGGATTATTCATGACTACACAAAATATTACGATTTTTGGGAAGTATATGAAGCGCTTCCACTTTATTCGAACATTGAAAATGGCTATGGAATATTTGCCGGATATACCACCCAACAGTACGAAATTACCCCCGACTCAACCCAAACTTACCAATGA
- a CDS encoding TonB-dependent receptor translates to MTIKRSLAFLFLFFSLFSFAQERVTLSGLVKDKTTGEPLIGANIILLGSNNGISSDSYGFYSLEAKKTSTLLKASFIGYKPFEEEIDLKTSLHFDILLEPGIELEEVQVSALKKIEDRLELGAVEIPVKQIKNMPMFGEPDVLKTMQLLPGVQAGSEGRSGLYVRGGSPDQNLFMLDGTSLYYVNHLGGFVSVFHPDILKNVKLYKGGYPARFGGRLSSVVDLRMKEGNKKELHGSYGIGLISGDITLEGPIKTDKTSFIVSARRVWLDILSRPITRVAFQGATLGYNFYDVYGKISHEVDAFNRLYISFYGGDDKLGTSFKDTEDDINSKTKYIWGNIQSTLRWNRVYTPKVNSDVTLFYTRYRYSNNISYSTGAAEGYNKYFTGVHDLGLKADYNWYVSENYKQRFGAGFSKNWFKPGQINVENTDDNIKTDTLIGTQNQIQALNAYIYSEHEIVPFKWWNFNAGVRLANYRTESKHYFSIEPRFLSVFNLNKLGALKLAYTKMVQPVHMLTYSGSTFPIDIWLPSTPEIPPGIATQYSIGYSKTFAEGTYELSLEVYDKQMKQLVEVKGGVPLVSTNSWEQNVEQNGIGNSRGIEFLLRKSTGKNTGWISYTLSKSDREFENINNGKPYPFNYDRRHDISIVFNRKLKENIDFSATWIYGTGYPTTLHNGVYLAVENINHTVDSPSDPIFQTSGEAYLYPGKNWLRMSAYHRLDLGFNFRKNINKKGKTSERTWTVGVYNAYNRQNAVAYYYEHRNQDSDNPIVLYQQSGFPFIPTIKYSVKF, encoded by the coding sequence ATGACGATTAAAAGATCACTAGCTTTCTTATTTCTCTTCTTTTCCTTGTTTTCTTTTGCTCAGGAAAGAGTTACGCTTAGCGGGCTGGTAAAAGACAAAACAACTGGAGAGCCATTAATTGGAGCCAATATTATTTTGCTTGGTTCAAACAATGGGATTAGTTCTGATTCGTATGGATTTTACAGCCTCGAAGCTAAAAAAACATCCACTCTTCTTAAGGCAAGTTTTATTGGCTACAAACCTTTTGAAGAAGAAATAGACCTAAAGACGAGCTTGCATTTTGATATTTTACTGGAGCCAGGAATTGAACTGGAAGAGGTGCAGGTTAGCGCACTTAAAAAAATTGAAGATCGTTTGGAATTAGGAGCTGTTGAAATTCCGGTAAAACAAATTAAAAACATGCCCATGTTTGGCGAACCAGATGTACTTAAGACCATGCAGCTATTGCCAGGAGTACAGGCAGGCAGCGAAGGGAGAAGTGGATTGTATGTACGTGGTGGAAGCCCCGACCAGAACTTATTTATGCTCGATGGTACTTCTCTTTATTATGTCAATCATTTAGGTGGTTTTGTTTCGGTATTTCATCCCGATATTTTAAAAAATGTAAAGTTGTACAAGGGTGGGTATCCGGCGCGGTTTGGAGGAAGGCTTTCGTCGGTAGTTGACTTACGAATGAAAGAAGGAAACAAAAAAGAATTACATGGCAGTTATGGAATTGGCTTAATTTCAGGCGATATTACTTTGGAAGGACCCATTAAAACCGACAAAACTTCGTTTATTGTTTCTGCCCGTCGGGTTTGGTTAGACATTTTAAGCCGGCCAATTACAAGAGTTGCTTTTCAGGGGGCTACTTTGGGGTATAACTTTTACGACGTCTATGGAAAAATAAGTCACGAAGTTGATGCCTTCAACCGTTTGTATATAAGTTTTTATGGCGGAGATGATAAATTGGGAACGAGCTTTAAAGACACTGAGGATGACATTAATAGCAAAACGAAATACATTTGGGGAAACATTCAATCAACACTACGTTGGAACCGGGTTTATACTCCAAAAGTAAATAGCGATGTTACTCTATTTTATACCCGGTACCGATACTCCAACAATATTTCATACTCCACAGGCGCTGCCGAAGGGTACAATAAGTATTTTACAGGAGTGCATGATTTGGGGCTTAAAGCAGATTATAACTGGTATGTGTCAGAAAATTATAAACAACGATTTGGTGCCGGTTTTTCAAAAAATTGGTTTAAACCGGGGCAGATAAATGTTGAAAATACCGACGATAACATAAAAACCGATACTTTAATTGGAACTCAAAATCAAATCCAGGCACTGAATGCCTATATTTATTCTGAACACGAGATTGTACCTTTTAAGTGGTGGAATTTTAATGCCGGTGTACGGTTGGCGAACTATCGTACCGAAAGTAAACATTACTTTTCCATCGAACCACGGTTTCTTTCAGTATTCAATTTAAATAAGTTGGGTGCACTAAAATTGGCTTATACAAAAATGGTACAGCCAGTGCATATGCTTACTTATTCGGGCAGTACTTTCCCCATTGATATTTGGCTGCCTTCAACGCCTGAAATTCCTCCCGGCATTGCAACTCAGTACTCAATTGGGTATTCAAAAACTTTTGCCGAGGGCACCTACGAACTTAGTTTGGAAGTATATGATAAACAAATGAAACAATTGGTTGAGGTGAAAGGGGGTGTACCTTTAGTAAGTACAAATTCCTGGGAACAAAATGTTGAGCAAAATGGCATTGGTAATTCAAGAGGTATTGAATTTTTGCTTCGAAAAAGCACAGGTAAAAATACGGGTTGGATTAGTTATACTTTGTCGAAATCGGATCGGGAATTTGAAAATATTAACAACGGAAAACCTTACCCTTTTAACTATGACCGGCGACATGATATTTCCATTGTCTTTAATCGGAAATTAAAAGAAAATATCGATTTCTCGGCAACATGGATTTATGGTACCGGATATCCAACCACTTTGCATAATGGTGTTTATCTAGCTGTTGAGAACATAAACCACACGGTTGATTCTCCCTCTGATCCGATTTTTCAAACTTCGGGAGAAGCTTACTTGTATCCGGGGAAAAATTGGTTGCGAATGAGTGCATATCATCGCCTGGATTTAGGTTTTAATTTTAGAAAAAACATAAATAAAAAGGGAAAAACAAGTGAACGTACCTGGACAGTTGGTGTATACAATGCTTACAATCGACAAAATGCAGTTGCTTATTATTACGAACATCGGAATCAGGATTCTGACAATCCAATTGTTCTGTATCAACAAAGTGGTTTTCCGTTTATTCCGACAATTAAATATTCGGTCAAATTTTAA
- the cysN gene encoding sulfate adenylyltransferase subunit CysN: protein MTDKKLNIQEFLDQDQKKDLLRLLTAGSVDDGKSTLIGRLMFDSKMLYEDQLDALERDSKRVGHAGEDIDYALLLDGLKAEREQGITIDVAYRYFSTAKRKFIIADTPGHEQYTRNMITGGSTANLAIILIDARYGVITQTKRHTYLANLLGIKHVVVAVNKMDLADFSKDRFEEIRADYNSFVTQLDIPDVTFIPLSALKGDNVVEPSENMTWYHGPCLLEFLENVQVASDRNFTDLRYPVQYVLRPDIKFRGFSTSVASGIISKGDEVMVLPSMKKSRVQSIVTYDKELERAFPPQSVTVTLEDEIDISRGDMLVHPDNLPRVERQFEAMLVWMDENEMNLSTQFYIKQANNTTKARIDEVKYKVDVNTLEKSSIEKFKLNEIGRVVVTTTKPLYFDPYKQNKQTGSFILIDPVTHNTCAVGMIIDRLGSKNLPSRITDVDKAKIAKGEPLVKTEDYVKQYNQKGETIWITGLHGSGKNELAFSLEKKLFENGATVVLIDGSSVRSGLSRELDFTPADRAENLRRVAHICKLLNDQGIIAIASFISRNESLRNQVAEIIGADRFHLFHMDAPLEYCKQNKPELYELLEQGKTSNLPGVDMEYEAPTNAKLVFNPKDNEENLDAIIDYLAANKVFPNH from the coding sequence ATGACAGATAAAAAACTCAACATACAGGAATTCCTCGATCAGGATCAAAAGAAAGACTTACTTCGCTTGTTAACTGCAGGTTCGGTCGACGATGGAAAATCAACACTTATCGGACGTTTGATGTTCGACAGTAAAATGTTGTACGAAGACCAGTTGGATGCACTCGAACGCGACAGCAAACGTGTTGGTCATGCCGGCGAAGACATCGATTACGCCCTTTTGCTCGACGGACTAAAAGCCGAACGCGAACAGGGAATTACCATCGACGTGGCTTACCGGTATTTTTCAACTGCAAAACGCAAATTTATTATTGCCGATACTCCGGGACACGAGCAGTACACCCGTAACATGATTACCGGTGGATCAACTGCCAACCTGGCCATTATTTTAATTGATGCACGCTACGGTGTAATTACCCAAACCAAACGCCACACCTACCTGGCCAATCTTTTGGGAATTAAACATGTGGTAGTGGCGGTAAATAAAATGGATCTTGCTGATTTTAGCAAAGATCGTTTTGAAGAAATCCGTGCTGACTACAATTCGTTCGTTACCCAACTCGATATTCCTGACGTAACTTTTATTCCGCTTTCGGCGCTAAAAGGCGACAATGTTGTGGAACCATCGGAAAACATGACCTGGTACCATGGTCCGTGCCTCCTTGAGTTTTTAGAAAATGTACAGGTAGCTTCCGACCGCAACTTCACTGATTTGCGTTACCCGGTTCAGTATGTACTTCGCCCGGATATTAAATTCCGCGGATTTTCAACTTCAGTAGCTTCGGGTATTATTTCCAAAGGCGATGAAGTAATGGTTCTTCCTTCGATGAAAAAATCGAGAGTACAGTCGATTGTAACCTACGACAAGGAACTGGAACGTGCATTTCCTCCGCAATCGGTAACGGTTACACTGGAAGACGAAATTGATATTTCGCGTGGAGATATGTTGGTACACCCTGACAACCTGCCCCGTGTGGAGCGTCAGTTTGAGGCCATGTTGGTTTGGATGGATGAAAACGAGATGAACCTTTCAACTCAATTTTACATCAAGCAGGCCAATAACACCACAAAAGCCCGCATCGACGAGGTAAAATACAAGGTGGATGTAAACACACTGGAAAAATCAAGCATCGAAAAATTCAAGTTAAACGAAATTGGAAGAGTGGTTGTAACCACCACCAAACCTTTGTATTTCGACCCTTACAAACAAAATAAACAAACCGGTTCATTTATTTTAATCGACCCGGTAACGCACAATACCTGTGCGGTGGGGATGATCATCGACCGTTTGGGTAGCAAGAACCTGCCTTCGCGTATTACCGATGTAGACAAAGCGAAAATTGCCAAAGGCGAGCCACTTGTAAAAACGGAAGATTACGTAAAACAATACAACCAGAAAGGGGAAACTATCTGGATTACTGGCTTGCATGGTTCGGGTAAAAACGAACTTGCTTTTAGCCTCGAAAAGAAATTATTTGAAAACGGTGCTACGGTTGTTTTAATCGATGGTAGTTCGGTACGTTCGGGATTAAGTCGCGAGCTTGACTTCACACCTGCCGACAGAGCCGAAAACCTTCGTCGTGTAGCCCACATTTGCAAACTGTTAAACGACCAGGGAATTATTGCCATTGCATCGTTTATCTCGCGCAACGAATCGCTGAGAAATCAGGTGGCCGAAATTATTGGAGCAGATCGCTTCCACTTGTTCCACATGGATGCTCCGCTTGAATATTGCAAACAAAATAAACCGGAATTATACGAATTGCTTGAGCAAGGAAAAACAAGTAATCTTCCGGGTGTTGATATGGAATACGAAGCTCCAACAAATGCAAAACTGGTTTTCAATCCGAAAGATAACGAGGAAAACCTGGATGCAATTATTGATTATCTGGCGGCAAACAAAGTGTTTCCTAATCACTAA